A single genomic interval of Aureliella helgolandensis harbors:
- a CDS encoding potassium channel family protein — MKSPRHVMTEEERRIQRMRWNMRTATLQSMAPTRRILFGICVTVTIMFTACLGYVLHGWDWLDSFYMVIITIFGVGYGEVHPLDSVSLRWVTIGLIVLGYAAAVYTVGGLAQLVLDGELRRELGERRMQRQIEELTGHVVICGFGRMGTKLAATLAARGRSLIVIDEDSTSIEAARRQGCLGIQGNATEEEVLKRAGVERAATLATVLSDDVANLFITITAHELNPELEILARAEHSSSIKKLRQVGATQVVLPAAIGADRLAQMILRPSAESLMERAHFPIAMNTELELLGLQLDELEVLPGSSLVNAPVASCALTGDAPLIVLAVRHADGEVKLHPPATFLLAAGDCLIILARVNEVARLCNVFRLKSELPPKDASGSAVVE; from the coding sequence GTGAAGTCACCACGACACGTCATGACGGAGGAGGAGCGGCGTATCCAGCGAATGCGGTGGAATATGCGCACCGCCACGCTGCAATCGATGGCACCCACACGACGAATTCTGTTCGGAATTTGTGTCACCGTTACGATCATGTTTACCGCCTGCTTGGGCTATGTGCTCCATGGATGGGATTGGCTCGATAGTTTCTACATGGTCATCATCACTATTTTCGGCGTGGGGTATGGTGAGGTCCATCCGCTGGATAGTGTTTCTTTGCGTTGGGTTACGATTGGCTTGATCGTGCTTGGTTACGCTGCAGCGGTCTATACCGTGGGAGGCTTGGCTCAGCTGGTTTTGGATGGCGAATTGCGACGAGAATTGGGAGAGCGGAGGATGCAGCGGCAAATTGAAGAGCTGACGGGACACGTGGTCATTTGCGGTTTCGGGCGGATGGGGACTAAGTTGGCCGCCACGCTGGCCGCACGTGGCCGTTCGCTGATCGTCATCGACGAGGATAGCACCAGTATCGAAGCGGCGCGTCGGCAAGGTTGCCTGGGAATTCAAGGCAATGCGACCGAAGAGGAGGTCTTGAAGCGGGCCGGTGTTGAGCGGGCCGCCACGTTGGCGACTGTTTTGAGCGATGATGTCGCCAATTTATTTATTACTATCACAGCGCATGAGTTGAATCCGGAGCTCGAAATCTTAGCCAGGGCGGAGCATAGCAGTTCCATCAAAAAGCTTCGGCAAGTGGGCGCCACTCAAGTCGTATTGCCTGCTGCCATCGGCGCCGATCGCTTGGCACAGATGATTCTCCGTCCCTCCGCAGAATCCCTTATGGAGAGAGCCCATTTTCCAATCGCGATGAACACGGAATTGGAGCTGCTTGGATTGCAGCTCGACGAGCTCGAAGTGCTGCCTGGCTCCTCACTGGTAAACGCTCCAGTGGCAAGTTGTGCGTTGACAGGCGATGCACCACTCATCGTTCTGGCGGTGCGACATGCAGATGGTGAAGTCAAATTGCACCCTCCGGCGACCTTCTTGCTGGCGGCCGGAGACTGCCTCATTATCCTGGCACGTGTGAACGAAGTCGCCCGGTTGTGTAACGTCTTCCGCCTAAAAAGTGAACTGCCGCCGAAAGATGCTTCCGGCAGCGCCGTTGTTGAATAG